The following coding sequences lie in one Haladaptatus sp. DJG-WS-42 genomic window:
- a CDS encoding DUF6293 family protein produces MARAETSYDQTHVVPVGFDYDRLIAPLVRDQHSVDRVILLEGAVGSEANVAYSKRLAKKLERDFSNLLGAETERLVIADVYDYDTAFEQAYDLVNDELDADNEVWVNLSAMPRTVSFAFAMAAHSVMVERQEDRERIHTYYTAPEKYLETELAEVLRRGTDLVTEMNDVENDRVTTWLREAESLLSEFDERGTTIGAKSVEGSHIVELPVASFSSVKPFEEVILFKLGEDGEFESVSELAQALARDLGEEYSDSFRSRVIYTVDRLGPGGKGYIEQQEDGKSYRTKLSRIGTLWVRAHANGD; encoded by the coding sequence ATGGCGCGCGCTGAGACTAGCTACGACCAGACGCACGTCGTGCCCGTCGGCTTCGACTACGACCGCCTCATCGCGCCGCTCGTGCGCGACCAGCACTCCGTTGACCGGGTGATTCTCTTAGAGGGCGCGGTCGGCAGTGAGGCGAACGTCGCCTACAGCAAGCGCCTCGCAAAGAAGTTGGAGCGCGATTTTTCGAACTTGCTCGGCGCGGAGACCGAACGCCTCGTCATCGCGGACGTGTACGATTATGATACGGCCTTCGAGCAGGCGTACGACCTCGTGAACGACGAACTCGACGCCGACAACGAGGTGTGGGTGAACCTCTCTGCGATGCCCCGCACCGTGAGTTTCGCCTTTGCGATGGCCGCCCACTCGGTGATGGTCGAACGCCAGGAAGACCGCGAACGGATTCACACCTACTACACTGCCCCCGAGAAGTATCTGGAGACGGAGTTAGCCGAGGTGTTGCGCCGGGGAACCGACCTCGTGACGGAGATGAACGACGTAGAGAACGACCGCGTGACGACGTGGTTGCGTGAGGCCGAATCCCTCCTCTCCGAGTTCGACGAACGCGGGACGACCATCGGCGCGAAATCCGTCGAGGGAAGCCATATTGTCGAACTGCCCGTGGCCTCATTTTCGAGCGTCAAACCGTTCGAGGAGGTTATTCTGTTCAAACTCGGCGAGGACGGCGAGTTCGAGAGCGTGAGCGAGTTGGCCCAAGCGCTCGCTCGCGACTTGGGCGAGGAGTACTCAGACAGCTTCCGCTCGCGGGTGATTTACACCGTTGACCGCCTCGGACCGGGCGGAAAGGGCTACATCGAACAGCAAGAGGACGGAAAATCGTATCGGACGAAGCTCTCACGCATCGGGACGTTGTGGGTCCGCGCCCACGCAAACGGCGACTAA
- a CDS encoding GNAT family N-acetyltransferase: MIRAAAEADLPALRAIQQVSLDEPWPDLLATTADGPLILVAEDPTPVGYLVAIPGETHTYLAELAVTPAARRSGYGTELLDALTERTSGRIELTVQESDDGARAFYNSHGFVVAERLESYYKNGDGLLLVSALGE, from the coding sequence ATGATTCGAGCCGCGGCCGAGGCGGATTTGCCCGCGCTCCGGGCGATTCAACAAGTCTCGCTCGATGAACCGTGGCCAGACCTGCTCGCAACCACCGCAGACGGGCCGCTCATTCTCGTCGCAGAAGACCCCACGCCGGTTGGCTACCTCGTGGCGATTCCCGGTGAGACGCACACCTACCTCGCAGAATTAGCAGTGACGCCCGCCGCTCGGCGAAGCGGGTATGGAACCGAACTGCTCGACGCCCTCACAGAGCGCACGAGTGGCCGCATCGAACTCACGGTCCAAGAATCAGACGACGGGGCACGCGCGTTTTACAACAGTCACGGCTTCGTGGTCGCAGAACGCCTCGAAAGCTACTATAAAAACGGCGACGGGTTGCTACTCGTCTCCGCGTTAGGCGAGTAG
- a CDS encoding DUF3311 domain-containing protein has product MNGNSSIYILWTVIALALVALSVPWFLWGDSRVAFGLPLWLWWHVGWMLVTAGVFSVFAQRAWGLGVEGVTNG; this is encoded by the coding sequence ATGAACGGCAATAGTTCGATATACATTCTGTGGACGGTGATTGCCCTCGCGCTCGTGGCGCTTTCTGTCCCATGGTTCCTCTGGGGCGACTCGCGGGTCGCCTTCGGCCTCCCGCTGTGGCTCTGGTGGCACGTTGGCTGGATGCTCGTCACCGCGGGCGTGTTCTCCGTCTTCGCCCAGCGCGCGTGGGGCCTCGGCGTCGAGGGGGTCACCAATGGCTGA
- the pdxS gene encoding pyridoxal 5'-phosphate synthase lyase subunit PdxS: MPEETNLEELKRGTELVKRGFAKMQKGGVIMDVVNAEQARIAEDAGAVAVMSLEAVPADIRKRGGVSRMADPALVNEIIDEVSIPVMGKARIGHTTEAQILEAIGVDMIDESEVLTPADDAYHIDKREFTSPFVCGARNLGEALRRINEGAAMIRTKGEAGTGDVNQAVKHQRAIRGAIRELEGMTFEEREAYAREISAPAELVHETAEMGRLPVVNFAAGGIATPADAALMMHHGCDGIFVGSGIFGAENPAVMGEAIVEAVNNWDNPEKLAEISSNIGKGMKGEANVDMPEEKKLQGRGV; the protein is encoded by the coding sequence ATGCCTGAGGAGACCAATCTTGAGGAACTAAAGCGCGGCACCGAACTGGTGAAGCGTGGGTTCGCAAAGATGCAGAAAGGCGGCGTCATCATGGACGTCGTCAACGCAGAACAGGCCCGCATCGCAGAAGACGCCGGTGCGGTCGCCGTCATGTCGCTCGAAGCCGTCCCCGCGGACATCCGCAAGCGCGGCGGCGTCTCGCGGATGGCAGACCCGGCGCTCGTCAATGAAATCATCGACGAAGTGTCGATTCCGGTGATGGGCAAAGCCCGCATCGGCCACACGACCGAGGCCCAGATTCTCGAAGCCATCGGCGTGGACATGATCGACGAATCCGAAGTCCTGACGCCCGCAGACGACGCCTACCACATCGACAAGCGCGAGTTCACCTCGCCGTTCGTCTGTGGCGCACGCAACCTCGGCGAGGCGCTCCGCCGCATCAACGAGGGCGCGGCCATGATTCGCACGAAGGGTGAAGCCGGTACTGGCGACGTCAATCAGGCCGTCAAACACCAGCGCGCCATCCGCGGCGCAATCCGCGAACTCGAAGGCATGACCTTCGAAGAGCGCGAGGCCTACGCCCGCGAAATCAGCGCGCCCGCAGAACTCGTCCACGAGACGGCCGAGATGGGTCGCCTCCCAGTCGTCAACTTCGCCGCAGGTGGCATCGCAACGCCCGCAGACGCGGCGCTCATGATGCACCACGGCTGTGACGGCATCTTCGTTGGCTCCGGTATCTTCGGCGCAGAGAACCCCGCCGTCATGGGCGAGGCAATCGTCGAAGCGGTCAACAACTGGGACAACCCAGAGAAACTCGCAGAAATCTCGTCGAACATCGGCAAAGGCATGAAAGGCGAAGCGAACGTCGACATGCCAGAAGAGAAGAAGCTGCAGGGCCGCGGCGTCTAA
- a CDS encoding NAD(P)/FAD-dependent oxidoreductase, whose amino-acid sequence MIGVVGGGIAGLAAAYRLQNHGHDVHVFEASDDVGGLAGVYETRGDRIEKFYHHLSASEQTIIDLISELGLDDKLEWPIGKNAYYVDGVIHPLDKPWEIAAYPHMSVYDKFRLTMLTMEIDMRGGIPKFDTYENLEDFEDVPIKQFLVEHTTRGVYENFFEPLLDAKFGSKKESVSAAWLLGRIKFRGERDLLRGEPLGYLMGGFGQLLDALVEEVGRENITTGARVTDVEFDDEVRSITVETEDGEEEHAVESVIVASMPNVLEDLTGYTCDIDFQGTVCSVISMDEPLTDTYWLNIADDAPFGALIEHTNYIPPERYGGEHILYAPMYIQEPSERLWQASDDEVEEIWLSGLEDLFPKFDRDAVNWIKTARNPRTAPVYERGYLDMVVPYDLKNEVAAGVYYAGMASKAQYPERSLNGGIVAGFECADAIGRN is encoded by the coding sequence ATGATAGGGGTCGTCGGCGGCGGTATCGCCGGACTCGCAGCGGCGTATCGCCTGCAGAACCACGGTCACGACGTCCACGTCTTCGAAGCGAGCGACGACGTGGGCGGCCTCGCGGGGGTCTACGAGACCCGCGGCGACCGCATCGAGAAGTTCTACCACCACCTCTCTGCCTCGGAACAAACCATCATCGACCTCATTTCTGAACTCGGCCTCGATGACAAGCTCGAATGGCCGATTGGCAAAAACGCCTACTACGTCGATGGCGTCATCCACCCGCTCGACAAGCCGTGGGAAATTGCGGCCTACCCGCACATGAGCGTCTACGACAAGTTCCGGCTCACGATGCTCACCATGGAAATCGACATGCGTGGAGGCATCCCGAAGTTCGACACCTACGAGAATCTTGAGGACTTCGAGGACGTGCCAATCAAGCAGTTCCTCGTCGAACACACCACCCGCGGCGTGTACGAGAACTTCTTCGAGCCACTCTTGGACGCCAAGTTCGGGAGCAAAAAGGAGTCCGTCTCTGCGGCGTGGCTCCTCGGGCGCATCAAGTTCCGCGGCGAGCGCGACCTGCTTCGCGGCGAACCGCTTGGCTACCTCATGGGTGGCTTCGGGCAACTGCTCGACGCGCTCGTCGAGGAAGTCGGCCGCGAGAACATCACGACCGGCGCGCGCGTGACCGACGTCGAGTTCGACGACGAAGTGCGCTCGATTACGGTCGAAACAGAAGACGGTGAAGAGGAACACGCAGTCGAATCGGTCATTGTCGCGTCGATGCCGAACGTGCTCGAAGATCTCACCGGCTACACCTGCGACATCGACTTCCAAGGAACGGTGTGCTCGGTCATCTCAATGGACGAACCGCTCACCGACACCTACTGGCTCAACATCGCAGACGACGCGCCGTTTGGCGCGCTCATCGAACACACGAACTACATCCCGCCCGAGCGCTACGGCGGCGAGCACATTCTGTACGCGCCAATGTACATCCAAGAGCCGAGCGAACGCCTCTGGCAGGCGAGCGACGACGAAGTCGAGGAGATTTGGCTGTCGGGCTTAGAAGACCTGTTCCCCAAATTCGACCGCGACGCAGTGAACTGGATTAAGACCGCGCGCAACCCGCGCACCGCGCCCGTCTACGAGCGCGGCTACCTCGACATGGTCGTACCGTACGACCTCAAAAACGAGGTGGCAGCGGGTGTTTACTACGCTGGCATGGCGTCGAAAGCACAGTACCCAGAGCGGTCGCTCAACGGCGGCATCGTCGCTGGCTTCGAGTGTGCAGACGCGATTGGACGAAACTGA
- a CDS encoding DUF92 domain-containing protein codes for MTSTVRRAGAFALVGMLSLSAPVLGQAAALPFVAIAVLALFVVSEGTLFELFARPGDHQDKRLYGLASFSLAAAGLAILASLFALPVSVFITSVLILAFGNLAQELLRQYSDNPFMATVGFSTGGFLAGLVSQIGLTAAEISMTTVPLAAFLAASGALLGALLRAVLFERDDPLVMLTIGFLLWLFVDLGIEVTGPQIAIALTLTVVLGYVSYALETASIPGMLTGVLLSLLTIVLGGLGWFAMLISFFGIGGLSTKFRYDEKQQRGIAEENDGARGSGNVLANSAVAIAAVVGYAASPALTTLSPDLFLFAFAGSIAAAMSDTLSSEIGGLFDHPRLITTLKPVPAGTDGGVTWQGEVAGIVGAALIAAIAFVLFDTVGTTGASIVVLAGVAGMTVDSLLGATLEGSRLSNQGVNFLATLAAALVGVGLALVTNTIVL; via the coding sequence GTGACTTCGACTGTCCGACGGGCCGGCGCATTCGCTCTCGTTGGAATGCTTTCGCTCTCCGCGCCGGTGTTGGGACAAGCCGCCGCGCTGCCGTTCGTCGCCATTGCGGTGCTCGCGCTGTTCGTCGTGAGCGAGGGTACCCTGTTCGAGTTGTTCGCCCGCCCGGGCGACCATCAGGACAAACGCCTCTACGGCCTCGCCTCGTTTTCGCTCGCCGCAGCGGGACTCGCCATCCTCGCCTCGCTCTTTGCCCTCCCCGTCTCCGTGTTCATCACGAGCGTGTTGATTCTCGCTTTCGGGAATCTCGCGCAAGAACTCCTCCGCCAGTACAGCGACAACCCCTTCATGGCCACGGTGGGGTTTTCGACCGGCGGCTTTCTCGCCGGGCTGGTCAGCCAAATCGGCCTGACCGCCGCCGAAATTTCGATGACAACCGTCCCCCTCGCAGCGTTTCTCGCGGCGAGTGGTGCGTTGCTCGGGGCACTCCTCCGCGCAGTGCTGTTCGAGCGTGACGACCCGTTGGTCATGCTCACGATTGGCTTCCTGCTCTGGCTGTTCGTTGACCTCGGCATCGAGGTGACCGGCCCGCAAATCGCCATCGCGCTCACGCTTACCGTCGTCCTTGGCTACGTCTCCTACGCGCTCGAAACCGCGTCGATTCCGGGGATGCTCACCGGCGTCCTCCTCAGCCTGCTCACCATCGTGCTCGGCGGACTCGGCTGGTTTGCCATGCTCATCTCGTTTTTCGGCATCGGCGGCCTCTCGACGAAATTCCGCTACGACGAAAAACAGCAGCGTGGCATCGCAGAGGAAAACGACGGCGCACGCGGGAGCGGGAACGTCCTCGCAAACTCTGCGGTGGCGATTGCCGCCGTCGTTGGGTACGCCGCAAGTCCCGCGCTGACGACGCTTTCGCCCGACCTGTTTCTCTTTGCGTTCGCCGGGTCGATTGCCGCCGCGATGAGCGATACCCTCTCAAGTGAGATTGGCGGCCTCTTCGACCACCCACGACTCATCACGACGCTCAAGCCCGTCCCCGCCGGAACCGACGGCGGCGTGACGTGGCAGGGCGAGGTTGCGGGCATCGTCGGGGCCGCGCTCATCGCGGCGATTGCGTTCGTGCTGTTCGACACCGTCGGCACCACGGGCGCGAGCATCGTCGTCCTCGCAGGTGTGGCCGGAATGACCGTCGATAGCCTTCTTGGAGCCACCCTCGAAGGCTCACGCCTCTCGAACCAGGGCGTCAACTTCCTCGCGACGCTCGCTGCGGCCCTCGTCGGCGTTGGGCTGGCGCTCGTCACCAACACCATCGTGCTATGA
- a CDS encoding DUF6149 family protein: protein MKLRQNVRHFAAKQALTMPVVGAVVSGKLVSLHTGIFLKKAPDDHREERRAHLDAFFDATMDSYVAGLEAGLPEAEAREITHIQANFDFFNHGWTEMMEIPGDELEAHYRRYEEFFKTYDITIDDPLGAFTPEDGIPAAPKTLEKRETAEYENAIAGFADDVYVEDGDGDLRKGGDVEEPADVDLSDAPGMRGHE from the coding sequence ATGAAACTCCGCCAGAACGTTCGCCACTTCGCCGCGAAACAAGCGCTGACCATGCCAGTCGTCGGAGCGGTTGTCTCGGGCAAACTCGTCTCCCTCCACACCGGCATCTTCCTCAAGAAGGCTCCTGACGATCACCGCGAGGAACGCCGCGCCCATTTAGACGCCTTTTTCGACGCGACGATGGACTCCTACGTTGCCGGACTCGAAGCCGGACTCCCCGAGGCAGAAGCCCGCGAAATCACGCACATCCAAGCCAACTTCGACTTCTTCAACCACGGCTGGACGGAGATGATGGAGATTCCGGGCGACGAACTCGAAGCCCACTACCGCCGCTACGAGGAGTTTTTCAAAACCTACGACATCACCATCGATGACCCGCTCGGCGCGTTCACCCCCGAAGACGGCATCCCAGCGGCCCCGAAAACGCTCGAAAAGCGAGAGACTGCCGAGTACGAGAACGCCATCGCTGGCTTCGCAGACGACGTGTACGTCGAAGACGGCGACGGCGACCTCAGAAAAGGTGGCGATGTCGAGGAACCTGCGGACGTTGACCTGAGCGACGCGCCCGGCATGCGCGGTCACGAGTAA
- a CDS encoding tRNA-binding protein — translation MGIDQPDIDPAQFLSDVEMRIGEIVAVSPFPEARKDVYKLRVDFGDTVLQSAAGLTDNYTQDDLLGCQVVAVVNLGTVTIAGFESECLVTGVDDESGNVVHLQPERPVENGTRVY, via the coding sequence ATGGGTATCGACCAACCCGACATCGACCCGGCACAGTTTCTTTCGGACGTAGAGATGCGCATCGGCGAAATCGTCGCAGTAAGCCCGTTTCCCGAGGCGCGAAAGGACGTGTACAAACTGCGCGTCGATTTTGGTGACACCGTTCTCCAGTCTGCGGCAGGCCTCACGGACAACTACACCCAAGACGACCTCCTTGGCTGCCAAGTCGTCGCCGTCGTGAACCTCGGGACGGTGACCATCGCGGGGTTCGAGAGCGAGTGTCTCGTGACCGGCGTCGACGACGAATCGGGCAATGTCGTCCATCTCCAGCCCGAACGACCGGTCGAAAACGGCACCCGCGTGTATTGA
- the dnaG gene encoding DNA primase DnaG, whose translation MEDSAKYLIHADITADGVVERSDVVGAIFGQTEGLLGDDLDLRDLQNSSKVGRIDVSIDSERGNSFGNITIASSLDKVETSILAAALETIDRVGPCRSTVEVSNIEDVRAAKRRRVVDRAKDLLVSAFDDSVLSSEELIEEVRRSIRVEDITEYEGLPAGPRVETSDAIIVVEGRSDVLTLLKYGIKNAIAVEGTNVPQAVAKLTKQKTVTAFLDGDRGGELILKELSQVGDLDYVAFAPSGLSVEDLDRHEVMAALREKVPYDEAKTAPAAREAVAVTDGAVQTVQPEATPAVIEDVDGEPDAPLTDDGTEPETVVEEPPVEADVEAVAEAEPAEKPEPETLLGHVKAVIGDETGTVRLLDADFKTVADAPAANAFDLLKDADVPPHAVVLDGELGQKVLDVAAQRGVEQIVAKLEGEFVKKPAAVRIRTADQLLA comes from the coding sequence ATGGAGGATTCAGCAAAATACCTCATTCACGCAGACATCACCGCCGACGGGGTGGTCGAACGGAGTGACGTTGTCGGGGCCATCTTTGGCCAAACCGAGGGACTTCTCGGCGACGACTTAGACCTCCGCGACCTCCAGAACTCATCAAAAGTCGGCCGGATAGACGTCAGTATCGACTCAGAACGAGGCAACTCGTTTGGCAACATCACCATCGCAAGCAGTCTCGACAAGGTCGAGACATCCATCCTCGCCGCTGCACTCGAAACCATCGACCGCGTCGGGCCGTGTCGCTCGACCGTCGAGGTCTCGAACATCGAAGACGTGCGCGCCGCAAAGCGTCGTCGCGTCGTCGACCGCGCGAAAGACCTGCTCGTGAGCGCTTTCGACGACAGCGTCCTCTCCAGTGAGGAGCTCATCGAGGAAGTCCGCCGCTCGATTCGCGTCGAAGACATCACCGAGTACGAGGGCCTCCCTGCGGGGCCACGCGTCGAAACGAGCGACGCCATCATCGTGGTCGAAGGCCGCTCAGACGTGCTCACCCTCCTCAAATACGGCATCAAAAACGCGATTGCCGTCGAAGGGACGAACGTCCCACAGGCCGTGGCAAAACTCACGAAACAGAAGACCGTTACCGCCTTCTTAGACGGCGACCGCGGCGGAGAACTCATCCTCAAGGAACTCTCGCAAGTCGGTGACTTAGATTACGTCGCCTTCGCGCCGTCCGGCCTCTCGGTCGAGGACTTAGACCGCCACGAGGTCATGGCCGCGCTGCGCGAGAAAGTGCCGTACGACGAGGCGAAAACCGCTCCCGCCGCCCGCGAAGCCGTCGCCGTGACCGACGGTGCGGTACAGACCGTCCAACCAGAAGCGACGCCCGCGGTCATCGAGGACGTGGACGGAGAACCGGACGCACCGCTCACAGACGACGGAACGGAGCCCGAAACCGTGGTCGAAGAACCACCGGTTGAAGCTGACGTCGAAGCTGTGGCTGAAGCAGAACCAGCGGAAAAACCCGAACCCGAAACGCTGCTCGGGCACGTCAAAGCCGTCATCGGAGACGAAACCGGGACGGTTCGCCTGCTCGATGCAGACTTCAAAACGGTGGCAGACGCCCCCGCTGCAAACGCCTTCGACCTCCTCAAGGACGCGGACGTGCCGCCGCACGCGGTCGTCTTAGACGGCGAACTCGGACAGAAAGTGCTTGACGTGGCTGCCCAGCGCGGCGTCGAACAAATCGTCGCAAAGCTCGAAGGCGAGTTCGTCAAAAAGCCCGCAGCCGTCCGGATTCGCACCGCAGACCAGCTACTCGCCTAA
- a CDS encoding homoserine kinase — translation MLTVRAPATSANLGSGFDVFGVALERPADIVRVKKADRTTIEVTGAGAQYIPEDPDKNTVGAVARALDAPAHIHIDKGIRPASGLGSSAASAAAAAVGLNELYDRGLTRKELVPIAAKGEAVVSGDAHDDNVAPSILGGFTIATPDGITQIDASIPLVACLPDIVVSTRDARRVVPETTSVSQLIDTVGKAATLTAGMARNDPELVGRGMHDTVVTPARAELITGYDTVRENALEAGATGVTVSGAGPTVIAACYERDQREIANAMIEGFAREGVEARAFQTKMGQGATIFR, via the coding sequence ATGCTTACCGTGCGAGCGCCTGCGACGAGTGCGAATCTGGGGAGTGGCTTCGACGTGTTTGGGGTGGCGCTCGAACGACCCGCGGACATCGTCCGTGTGAAAAAGGCAGACCGGACGACCATCGAGGTGACGGGTGCCGGGGCGCAGTACATCCCCGAAGACCCGGACAAGAACACGGTCGGGGCCGTTGCCCGCGCCCTCGACGCACCCGCCCACATCCACATCGACAAGGGCATCCGGCCTGCTTCCGGGCTGGGCTCGTCGGCCGCAAGCGCCGCGGCCGCTGCCGTTGGCCTGAACGAACTGTACGACCGCGGCCTCACGCGTAAGGAACTCGTCCCAATTGCTGCGAAAGGCGAGGCCGTCGTCTCCGGGGACGCCCACGACGACAACGTCGCCCCCTCGATTCTTGGCGGGTTCACCATCGCAACCCCAGACGGCATCACCCAAATCGACGCCTCCATCCCGCTCGTGGCGTGTCTGCCGGACATCGTTGTCTCGACGCGCGACGCCCGCCGGGTCGTCCCCGAGACGACCAGCGTCTCACAGCTCATCGACACCGTCGGTAAGGCTGCAACCCTCACCGCGGGGATGGCCAGAAACGACCCGGAATTGGTTGGTCGGGGCATGCACGATACCGTCGTCACGCCCGCTCGCGCAGAACTCATCACGGGTTACGACACCGTCCGCGAGAACGCCCTCGAAGCGGGCGCAACCGGCGTCACCGTGAGCGGCGCGGGCCCGACGGTCATCGCCGCCTGCTACGAACGCGACCAGCGCGAGATTGCGAACGCGATGATCGAAGGGTTCGCCCGCGAGGGCGTCGAAGCCCGCGCCTTCCAGACGAAGATGGGACAGGGCGCGACGATTTTCCGCTGA
- a CDS encoding DUF1405 domain-containing protein: protein MASETGRGLLSRLFSKPVPEPDDLPWYVAPLPKWLEDFGLRIAWLIVFINLAGTAFGFYYYLFQFSLEPVVMWPLVPDSPVATLFIALALGAWLLGRQNDYLSALAFFGCLKLGAWTPFVLGTFMTEFGYLHWAMYNFLFWSHLAMVVEGFLLHRITNFPVKAVAVAAGWYLLNDLVDYFIPLVGNAHHTLLPPAVEPIVNGVVQHTSPGHELAAAGAVTLTVLATFLALATRVKKLEA from the coding sequence ATGGCCTCAGAAACCGGGCGCGGACTGCTCTCTCGCCTTTTCTCCAAACCGGTTCCCGAACCCGACGACCTGCCGTGGTACGTTGCGCCCCTCCCCAAATGGCTCGAAGATTTCGGGCTACGTATCGCGTGGCTCATCGTGTTCATCAACCTCGCGGGGACGGCCTTTGGCTTCTACTACTACCTGTTTCAGTTCTCGCTCGAACCGGTCGTGATGTGGCCCCTCGTTCCGGACAGCCCCGTCGCCACGCTGTTCATCGCGCTCGCGCTCGGTGCGTGGCTGCTCGGCAGACAGAACGACTACCTCTCAGCGTTGGCCTTCTTCGGCTGTCTGAAACTCGGCGCGTGGACGCCGTTTGTCCTTGGGACGTTCATGACCGAGTTTGGCTACCTCCACTGGGCGATGTACAACTTCCTCTTCTGGAGCCACCTCGCCATGGTCGTCGAGGGCTTTCTCCTGCACCGTATCACGAACTTTCCCGTCAAGGCAGTGGCCGTCGCCGCCGGGTGGTATCTGCTCAACGACCTCGTGGACTACTTCATCCCACTCGTGGGCAACGCCCACCACACCCTGCTCCCGCCTGCGGTTGAGCCAATCGTCAACGGCGTGGTGCAACACACGAGTCCGGGCCACGAACTCGCCGCCGCAGGTGCAGTAACGCTCACGGTGCTCGCAACGTTCCTCGCGCTTGCCACCCGCGTGAAAAAACTCGAAGCTTAG
- a CDS encoding sodium:solute symporter family protein — protein MAETGLQLGIIGGYLLLTLAIGLVAYRLTDKTAEDYYLASRTFGTVVLLFTTFATLLSAFTFFGGPNLAYAAGPEWILVMGVMDGVLFGILWYVIGYKQWAVGKAHGYVTLGEMLGDRFGSKALRVFVAAISIFWLFPYVMLQQKGAGTALVALTDGAVPYWVGAGGITLFMIAYVVASGMRGVAWTDTMQGAFMLLMVWAAVLWILASLGGPSAATAGMGATNPEFLSLGGGLYTPQFIIGTAISIAFGVTMFPQVNQRFFVARSKTVLKQTFVLWPILVLLLFVPAFMLGSWAVGLNLNVPEGGNVLSVLLRDTTPAWFAALVIAGAMAAMMSSSDSMLLSGSSYLTRDIYRPLVSAAGNREDTIARVGVAVFATLSFVASIYTPGTLIEIGETAFGGFAQLALPVMVALYWARTTKWGMLAGVVGAQTFYLASVFIPQVPATIMTWDASLYGMALGLVLTVGVSLITAPAPTEKRSVYFEEARAD, from the coding sequence ATGGCTGAAACTGGCCTCCAACTCGGCATCATCGGTGGCTACTTGCTCCTGACGCTCGCCATCGGCCTCGTCGCCTACCGGCTAACCGACAAGACGGCAGAGGACTACTACCTCGCCAGTCGCACCTTCGGCACCGTCGTCTTGCTTTTCACGACGTTCGCAACGCTGCTCTCTGCGTTCACCTTCTTTGGCGGCCCGAACCTCGCCTACGCCGCCGGACCCGAGTGGATTCTCGTGATGGGCGTCATGGACGGCGTGCTGTTCGGGATTCTCTGGTACGTCATCGGCTACAAGCAGTGGGCCGTCGGCAAAGCCCACGGCTACGTCACGCTTGGTGAGATGCTCGGCGACCGCTTCGGGTCGAAAGCACTCAGAGTGTTTGTGGCCGCCATCAGCATCTTCTGGCTGTTTCCCTACGTCATGCTCCAGCAGAAAGGCGCGGGGACGGCGCTCGTCGCGCTCACCGACGGCGCAGTGCCCTACTGGGTCGGCGCCGGCGGCATCACGCTGTTCATGATTGCCTACGTCGTCGCCTCCGGGATGCGCGGGGTGGCGTGGACCGACACCATGCAGGGCGCGTTCATGCTCCTCATGGTGTGGGCGGCGGTGCTCTGGATTCTCGCCTCCCTCGGCGGCCCAAGCGCCGCAACCGCCGGAATGGGCGCGACGAACCCCGAGTTCCTCTCGCTTGGCGGCGGCCTCTACACACCCCAGTTCATCATCGGAACTGCCATCAGCATCGCCTTCGGCGTCACCATGTTCCCGCAGGTGAACCAGCGCTTCTTCGTCGCCCGCTCGAAGACCGTGCTGAAGCAAACGTTCGTCCTCTGGCCGATTCTCGTCCTCCTACTGTTCGTCCCGGCGTTCATGCTCGGGTCGTGGGCCGTGGGGCTGAACCTGAACGTGCCAGAAGGCGGAAACGTGCTCTCGGTGCTGCTTCGAGACACCACGCCCGCGTGGTTCGCCGCGCTCGTCATCGCCGGGGCGATGGCCGCGATGATGAGTTCCTCAGACTCAATGTTGCTGTCGGGGTCGTCGTACCTCACCCGCGACATCTACCGTCCGCTCGTGAGTGCCGCAGGCAACCGCGAGGACACGATTGCTCGCGTTGGCGTCGCCGTGTTTGCGACGCTTTCGTTCGTAGCGAGCATCTACACGCCGGGGACGCTCATCGAAATCGGTGAGACTGCCTTCGGCGGGTTCGCCCAGCTCGCCCTGCCCGTCATGGTCGCGCTCTACTGGGCGCGCACGACGAAGTGGGGGATGCTCGCCGGCGTCGTCGGCGCACAGACATTCTACCTCGCAAGCGTGTTCATCCCGCAGGTGCCCGCAACCATCATGACGTGGGACGCGTCACTGTACGGCATGGCGCTCGGCCTCGTCCTCACCGTCGGCGTGTCGCTCATCACCGCACCCGCTCCGACCGAAAAGCGGTCGGTCTACTTCGAGGAGGCTCGCGCCGACTGA